A window of the Streptomyces albireticuli genome harbors these coding sequences:
- a CDS encoding cytochrome P450 family protein → MSTMPAFEALAPAGTDFTTDPYPVYAHLREKGPVHRVATEGAGDIWVILGYDEARAALTDDRLSNDVRHSSRWADDGGHAIGRNMLQTDPPHHTRLRRMVAGEFTARRMEALRPRVRQLTDELLDAIAPLGGADLVESFARPLPIAVICELLGVPAEDRKAFHEWSHEMIFPATAEAGAAAAGAMTDYLTGLLRAKDRSPGDDLLSALVRARDTDHGRLSPEELLGMAFLLLVAGHETTVNLLANGAYALLTHPGQLAALRAEPALLDGAIEEMLRHEGPVTSAAYRWTTEPVEIAGVTVPAGEAVLILLGSASRDPRRFPEPDRFDIRRPRAGGGHLAFGHGLHHCLGAPLARLEAAVAFPALLTRFPDLALAVPPEEVPWRPGLIRGLSRLPVRYRPHA, encoded by the coding sequence ATGTCCACCATGCCCGCGTTCGAGGCCCTCGCCCCGGCAGGAACGGACTTCACCACCGACCCGTATCCCGTCTACGCCCACCTCCGCGAGAAGGGTCCTGTGCACCGCGTGGCCACCGAAGGCGCCGGGGACATCTGGGTGATCCTGGGATACGACGAGGCGCGGGCCGCGCTCACCGACGACCGGCTGAGCAACGACGTACGCCACTCCTCCCGCTGGGCGGACGACGGCGGCCACGCCATCGGCCGCAACATGCTCCAGACCGACCCGCCCCACCACACCCGGCTGCGCCGCATGGTCGCGGGGGAGTTCACCGCGCGCCGCATGGAAGCCCTGCGACCGCGCGTGCGACAGCTGACCGACGAACTCCTGGACGCCATCGCCCCGCTGGGCGGCGCCGACCTCGTGGAGTCCTTCGCACGGCCGCTGCCCATCGCGGTCATCTGCGAGCTCCTCGGCGTGCCGGCCGAGGACCGCAAGGCGTTCCACGAGTGGTCCCACGAGATGATCTTCCCCGCGACCGCGGAGGCGGGGGCCGCCGCGGCCGGGGCGATGACCGACTACCTCACCGGCCTCCTCCGCGCCAAGGACCGGTCACCCGGCGACGACCTGCTGAGCGCGCTGGTCCGGGCCCGGGACACCGACCACGGCCGGCTCTCCCCGGAAGAACTCCTCGGCATGGCGTTCCTGCTGCTCGTCGCGGGCCACGAGACCACCGTCAACCTTCTGGCCAACGGGGCGTACGCCCTGCTCACACACCCCGGACAGCTCGCGGCCCTGCGCGCCGAACCGGCGCTGCTCGACGGCGCGATCGAGGAGATGCTGCGCCACGAGGGCCCGGTGACGTCCGCGGCGTACCGCTGGACCACCGAACCCGTGGAGATCGCCGGCGTGACCGTCCCGGCCGGCGAGGCCGTCCTGATCCTGCTGGGATCGGCCTCCCGGGACCCGCGCCGCTTCCCCGAGCCGGACCGCTTCGACATCCGCCGCCCCCGCGCGGGCGGCGGCCACCTCGCCTTCGGCCACGGCCTCCACCACTGCCTGGGCGCCCCACTGGCCCGCCTGGAGGCGGCGGTCGCCTTCCCCGCCCTGCTCACCCGCTTCCCGGACCTCGCCCTCGCCGTCCCTCCTGAGGAGGTCCCCTGGCGCCCCGGCCTGATCCGGGGGCTGTCCCGCCTCCCGGTCCGCTACCGCCCGCACGCCTGA
- a CDS encoding TetR/AcrR family transcriptional regulator: MGRDMGRGTTVSGDGTRNDAASAGSERPAPLRRDARRNRELLIAAARELYAEQGVDAPLDDIARRAGVGNATLYRRFPTRGALIEAVFGEGLTDTLRRGEDARHAEDPWAGLTGYLEYIFAGLAEDRGANDLMTTGIQGIPSLEALKAHHHETVALLLRRAQDQGTLRGDVVVEDLLFALAALGRVVPASEAVVPGAWRRHLHLLLDGLRAGAARPLPVPPLTPGQLTGALQALASQGRPADA; encoded by the coding sequence ATGGGACGCGACATGGGGCGGGGCACGACAGTGAGCGGTGACGGCACACGGAACGACGCGGCATCAGCCGGGAGCGAGCGCCCGGCCCCCCTGCGCCGCGACGCCCGGCGCAACCGCGAACTGCTCATCGCCGCCGCCCGGGAGCTCTACGCCGAGCAGGGCGTGGACGCCCCGCTGGACGACATCGCCCGCCGCGCCGGCGTCGGCAACGCCACCCTCTACCGGCGCTTCCCCACCCGGGGCGCGCTCATCGAGGCGGTCTTCGGCGAGGGGCTGACCGACACCCTGCGCCGGGGCGAGGACGCCCGGCACGCCGAGGACCCCTGGGCGGGCCTGACAGGCTACCTCGAGTACATCTTCGCGGGCCTGGCGGAGGACCGGGGCGCCAACGATCTGATGACCACCGGCATTCAGGGCATCCCCTCCCTGGAGGCGCTCAAGGCCCATCACCACGAGACGGTCGCCCTGCTGCTCCGCCGCGCCCAGGACCAGGGCACGCTGCGCGGTGACGTCGTCGTGGAGGACCTGCTCTTCGCGCTGGCCGCCCTCGGCCGGGTCGTGCCCGCCTCCGAGGCCGTCGTCCCCGGCGCCTGGCGGCGTCACCTCCATCTCCTCCTGGACGGCCTGCGGGCCGGGGCCGCCCGCCCGCTGCCCGTACCGCCGCTCACCCCCGGACAGCTCACGGGGGCGCTCCAGGCCCTCGCCTCCCAGGGCCGCCCGGCCGACGCCTGA
- a CDS encoding cupin domain-containing protein — MTADNAEPSELVETLGLRPHPEGGWFRETWRTTAEALPDGYDGVRAFATGIYYLLHPGETSRWHRVRSDELWLWHGGGPLRMRLGGDGGAPRAAGAVEVTVGGAVGKGERPQFLVPGRCWQTAEPAGHEPVLVTCVVAPGFDDADYEEIPAE, encoded by the coding sequence ATGACTGCCGACAACGCGGAGCCATCGGAGCTGGTGGAGACTCTCGGCCTTCGGCCCCATCCTGAGGGCGGGTGGTTCCGGGAGACGTGGAGGACCACGGCGGAGGCGCTTCCCGACGGGTACGACGGGGTGCGGGCCTTCGCCACCGGCATCTATTACCTTCTGCACCCCGGGGAGACCTCGCGGTGGCACCGGGTCCGTTCCGACGAGCTGTGGCTGTGGCACGGCGGCGGGCCGCTCCGGATGCGGCTGGGAGGGGACGGCGGGGCACCGCGCGCGGCGGGCGCCGTCGAGGTGACGGTGGGAGGCGCCGTCGGCAAGGGCGAGCGGCCGCAGTTCCTCGTCCCCGGACGCTGCTGGCAGACGGCCGAACCCGCTGGGCACGAGCCGGTACTGGTGACGTGCGTGGTCGCCCCGGGCTTCGACGACGCGGACTACGAGGAGATTCCGGCGGAGTGA
- a CDS encoding DUF4291 domain-containing protein — MQEPYRRIRATHTPTTITVYQAYSPRLGLPAARDGRFPAAWKRDRMTWIKPSFLWMMYRCGWATKADQECVLAVEIDRAGFDWALGNACLSHYDRTVHAGHDAWKHALKSAPARVQWDPERDLRLRALPHRSLQLGLAGEASRRYAEEWTVSITDVTPLAREIHSLVTAGDLAAARRLLPEERPYESGDELLAHLRGDAPGPRA; from the coding sequence ATGCAAGAGCCCTACCGCCGTATCCGCGCGACCCACACCCCCACCACGATCACCGTCTACCAGGCGTACTCGCCCCGCCTCGGCCTTCCCGCCGCCCGCGACGGCCGCTTCCCGGCCGCCTGGAAGCGCGACCGGATGACGTGGATCAAGCCGTCGTTCCTGTGGATGATGTACCGCTGCGGCTGGGCCACCAAGGCCGACCAGGAGTGCGTGCTGGCCGTCGAGATCGACCGCGCCGGCTTCGACTGGGCGCTCGGCAACGCCTGCCTCTCGCACTACGACCGCACCGTGCACGCCGGCCACGACGCCTGGAAGCACGCCCTCAAGTCGGCGCCCGCCAGGGTGCAGTGGGACCCCGAGCGCGACCTGCGCCTGCGGGCGCTGCCCCACCGCTCCCTCCAGCTCGGCCTCGCCGGCGAGGCGTCGCGCCGCTACGCCGAAGAATGGACCGTGTCCATCACGGACGTCACCCCGCTCGCCCGCGAGATCCACTCCCTGGTGACCGCCGGCGACCTGGCGGCGGCGCGGCGGCTGCTCCCGGAGGAGCGCCCGTACGAGAGCGGGGACGAACTCCTCGCCCACCTCCGGGGTGATGCCCCGGGCCCCCGCGCGTAA
- a CDS encoding GNAT family N-acetyltransferase — MTLTFLRDPQLTPEAREAFFRLWFEVSEAGGAVGFVPPVDPGAVRSATARVAGVVGSGEQRMLGAYEGGADGRLVGTTFLKLNSDFKMRHWAMVVLVMIHPSLQGTGMGGALLTETIAFARSLGLEALRLEVRGGEGIEDFYARYGFKEVGRVPGGLRLGEGDYRDDIMMWLPLA; from the coding sequence ATGACGCTTACCTTTCTCCGTGACCCGCAGCTCACCCCCGAGGCTCGCGAGGCGTTCTTCCGGCTGTGGTTCGAGGTCTCCGAAGCGGGTGGCGCCGTAGGGTTCGTTCCCCCCGTCGACCCCGGGGCCGTCCGCTCGGCCACCGCGCGCGTCGCCGGGGTCGTGGGCTCCGGCGAGCAGCGGATGCTGGGCGCCTACGAGGGCGGCGCGGACGGACGCCTCGTCGGCACCACCTTCCTCAAGCTCAACTCCGACTTCAAGATGAGGCACTGGGCCATGGTGGTCCTCGTCATGATCCACCCGTCGCTCCAGGGCACCGGCATGGGCGGGGCGCTGCTGACGGAGACGATCGCGTTCGCCCGCTCGCTCGGCCTGGAGGCGCTGCGGCTGGAGGTGCGCGGCGGCGAGGGCATCGAGGACTTCTACGCGCGCTACGGCTTCAAGGAGGTCGGCCGGGTGCCCGGCGGACTGCGCCTCGGCGAGGGTGACTACCGCGACGACATCATGATGTGGCTCCCGCTGGCCTGA
- a CDS encoding LysR family transcriptional regulator — translation MNLSRLDLNLVVALRALLDERNVTRAGERVGLSQPAMSAALSRLRRHFGDELLTRVGNTYVLTPLGVVLRDRSATACDLLDRVFTSQAAFDPAAESREFTFLGSDYGAAVFGAALSRVLHEEAPGIRVTFQQCGPAVVENPATALSTVDGLVMPHGIIDGFPSVELLQDRWVCVVADDHPDVGDELTLDDLARLPWAVYKRPYDAPAARQLSMIGVSPRVEVSAEYFQLLPYLVEGTRRVAMLQERLARRVAGLAAVRVLPCPFEAVPLREAMWWHPVHTRDAAHIWLRDLVARVGAQVAGTADTPRGRAR, via the coding sequence GTGAACCTCTCCCGGCTCGACCTCAACCTCGTCGTCGCCCTGCGCGCGCTGCTCGACGAACGCAACGTCACCAGGGCCGGTGAGCGTGTGGGCCTGAGCCAGCCCGCGATGAGCGCCGCGCTGTCCCGGCTGCGGCGGCACTTCGGCGACGAACTGCTCACCCGCGTCGGGAACACCTACGTGCTCACGCCGCTCGGTGTCGTCCTGCGCGACCGCAGCGCCACCGCCTGCGACCTGCTGGACCGGGTCTTCACCAGCCAGGCCGCGTTCGACCCGGCCGCCGAGAGCCGCGAGTTCACCTTCCTCGGCTCCGACTACGGCGCGGCCGTCTTCGGCGCCGCGCTCTCCCGCGTCCTGCACGAGGAGGCACCGGGCATCCGCGTCACCTTCCAGCAGTGCGGTCCGGCCGTCGTCGAGAACCCCGCCACCGCGCTGAGCACCGTCGACGGCCTGGTGATGCCGCACGGCATCATCGACGGATTCCCCTCCGTGGAGCTGCTCCAGGACCGCTGGGTGTGCGTCGTCGCCGACGACCACCCCGACGTGGGCGACGAACTCACCCTCGACGACCTGGCCCGCCTGCCCTGGGCCGTCTACAAGCGCCCGTACGACGCGCCCGCGGCCCGCCAGCTCAGCATGATCGGCGTCAGTCCCCGGGTGGAGGTGTCCGCCGAGTACTTCCAGCTGCTGCCCTATCTGGTGGAGGGCACCCGCCGGGTCGCGATGCTCCAGGAACGGCTGGCCCGGCGCGTGGCCGGCCTGGCCGCCGTACGGGTGCTGCCGTGCCCCTTCGAGGCGGTGCCGCTCCGGGAGGCGATGTGGTGGCACCCCGTGCACACGCGGGACGCGGCGCACATCTGGCTGCGGGATCTCGTCGCCCGTGTCGGGGCGCAGGTCGCCGGCACGGCGGACACGCCTCGTGGCCGGGCGCGTTGA